A portion of the Bacillus sp. es.034 genome contains these proteins:
- a CDS encoding GNAT family N-acetyltransferase, producing MHWYEKLNQYFPVEEMKSKEHLESLLKERSDIYHKDEGPHHVLMFAELEDFIFIDYLFVSKDARGQGLGHKLLDKLKEKKKAIILEVEPVDYDDTDTEKRLKFYKREGFEHAVSIGYARRSLATNEINEMEILYWAPQHESEDLIFDSMKKTYELIHTYNDQKFYGASYQPVDEVLKKDEERDGDVLKDI from the coding sequence ATGCACTGGTATGAAAAATTAAATCAATATTTCCCTGTAGAGGAAATGAAATCAAAAGAACATCTTGAATCACTGTTAAAAGAAAGAAGCGACATCTATCACAAAGATGAAGGGCCGCACCATGTACTTATGTTCGCCGAACTTGAAGACTTTATCTTCATCGATTATCTCTTTGTCTCAAAGGATGCCCGTGGACAAGGCCTTGGCCATAAATTACTCGATAAGTTAAAAGAAAAGAAGAAAGCCATCATTTTGGAAGTCGAGCCAGTGGACTATGATGACACTGACACTGAGAAGCGCTTGAAATTCTACAAACGTGAAGGTTTCGAACACGCTGTCAGCATCGGGTATGCCCGCCGTTCACTTGCTACAAACGAAATAAATGAAATGGAAATCCTATACTGGGCACCACAACATGAATCCGAAGATCTTATCTTCGATTCCATGAAAAAAACATATGAGCTCATTCATACGTACAATGACCAAAAATTTTACGGTGCATCTTATCAACCTGTTGACGAAGTGTTAAAGAAGGACGAAGAACGCGATGGGGATGTATTAAAAGATATTTAA
- a CDS encoding putative glycoside hydrolase yields the protein MKWSKVATSLCVVTMCVLPFQSASAAEDGPVKHEKRTFTMSKKEIKSPVPRFVYDSGLSFEYPDAVRGVYVTAHSAGGARFDTLTKLMDTTDLNAMVIDIKDDVGNVTYEPEESSPYAKVGQPYIKDPKAMLKTLEEKKIYPIARVVVFKDTVLANQRPDMSFKDGDKVWSNGGGDSFVNPFLKEVWDYNVGIAIEAAKMGFQEIQFDYVRFPEGFEKRDDELTYNGGEYAKEDSDNVQKRVHAVTDFVEYAHKKLEPYGVKVSVDIFGYTATLPEAPGIGQNFSKISENVDVISSMIYPSHWTPYFGIAKPDLQPYELVTEYSKVEKAKIAELKNKPISRPWLQDFTASWLGSGNFKPYGKAEVEAQIKALNDQGINEFLLWDAGNSYTEGVDYTP from the coding sequence TTGAAATGGAGTAAGGTAGCGACATCTTTATGTGTAGTCACAATGTGCGTCTTGCCCTTCCAGTCAGCAAGTGCCGCTGAAGATGGTCCGGTAAAACATGAGAAGAGAACGTTTACGATGAGCAAAAAGGAGATTAAAAGCCCGGTGCCACGATTTGTTTATGATTCCGGACTGAGCTTCGAGTATCCGGATGCAGTAAGAGGGGTATACGTTACGGCACATTCAGCTGGCGGGGCCCGTTTTGATACTCTTACGAAATTAATGGATACTACAGATCTCAATGCCATGGTCATCGATATTAAAGATGACGTAGGAAATGTAACATATGAACCGGAAGAGTCTTCTCCGTATGCCAAGGTGGGTCAGCCGTATATCAAAGATCCCAAAGCGATGTTAAAGACCTTGGAAGAAAAGAAAATCTATCCGATTGCACGTGTGGTTGTATTCAAGGATACGGTTCTTGCGAATCAGCGGCCGGACATGTCATTTAAAGACGGGGATAAGGTTTGGTCAAATGGAGGAGGGGATTCCTTCGTCAACCCATTCCTCAAAGAGGTATGGGATTATAATGTAGGCATCGCCATTGAAGCAGCAAAAATGGGCTTTCAGGAGATACAGTTCGACTACGTCCGATTCCCTGAAGGATTCGAGAAGCGTGATGATGAACTCACCTATAACGGAGGGGAATATGCCAAGGAAGACAGTGATAATGTACAGAAACGAGTACATGCCGTCACTGATTTTGTGGAATATGCCCATAAGAAGCTGGAACCTTATGGCGTGAAAGTATCCGTTGACATCTTCGGCTATACGGCAACCCTTCCAGAGGCACCTGGTATCGGTCAGAATTTCTCGAAGATATCTGAAAATGTGGATGTCATTTCATCCATGATCTATCCTAGTCATTGGACACCTTACTTCGGAATTGCCAAACCGGATTTACAGCCTTACGAACTTGTAACAGAATACTCCAAGGTGGAGAAAGCAAAAATAGCCGAACTGAAAAATAAGCCGATCTCAAGACCGTGGCTTCAGGATTTCACCGCTTCCTGGCTTGGTAGCGGAAACTTTAAACCGTACGGAAAAGCAGAAGTAGAGGCCCAGATCAAAGCGTTGAATGATCAAGGTATCAATGAATTCCTTCTGTGGGATGCAGGTAATTCCTATACTGAAGGCGTTGACTACACTCCTTAA